The following proteins come from a genomic window of Geomonas sp. RF6:
- a CDS encoding Fur family transcriptional regulator: MKRAKKKAFADFIAQRGLKSTRQRDLILDCFLSSDRHMSIEELYLKLRAKHPNIGYATVYRTLKLFAESGIAREMQFGDGQTRYEHVGEGEHHDHLVCTRCGSIEEFENEGIEKLQAEVAANRGFLIERHRLELYGLCGACRK; this comes from the coding sequence ATGAAACGGGCAAAGAAAAAAGCATTCGCCGACTTCATCGCTCAGCGGGGCCTGAAGTCCACCCGGCAGCGGGACCTGATCCTCGACTGCTTCCTCTCCTCCGACCGCCACATGAGCATCGAGGAGCTCTACCTGAAGCTGCGCGCGAAGCACCCGAACATCGGCTACGCCACCGTCTACCGCACCCTGAAGCTCTTTGCCGAGTCGGGGATCGCCCGGGAGATGCAGTTTGGCGACGGCCAGACCCGGTACGAGCACGTGGGGGAAGGGGAGCATCACGATCACCTCGTCTGCACCAGGTGCGGCTCCATCGAAGAGTTCGAAAACGAGGGAATCGAGAAGCTGCAGGCAGAGGTCGCAGCGAACCGGGGATTCCTCATCGAGAGGCACAGGCTCGAGCTGTACGGTCTGTGCGGCGCCTGCCGCAAGTAG
- a CDS encoding hybrid sensor histidine kinase/response regulator — translation MSTYLTILLVDDTADNWEWITREIRKSFEGVTMQRVTTEREFFGALEERSFDLVISEYRLKWSSGIEVLRRVKSRLPGCPVLICTAAGGEEVANEALREGADLFLHKSERHLACLPLAVRSAVERAKLAKTHGQLQQLAAIVESSDDAIISFDMEGTITSWNRGAERIYGYGREEVVGASVRLLVPQEQREELEEIMAGVRRGEHVEHLETLRVTKEGAHIHMLVTISPILDEQGRVTGASSVGTDITYRKNLESQLHHAQKMEALGTLSGGIAHDFNNILTAIMGHATIMSMKLESGEAIGPHLQQILEATERAATLTQSLLAFSRKKPSQTEPVDLNQVIAKVENLLVQLMREDVDFRWDTDGSPLNIIGNAGQLEQVVVNLVTNARDALPSGGAIRLQTSRVRLDQAFVHAHGYGTPGSYASLLFSDNGTGMDEATRQRIFEPFFTTKEVGKGTGLGLSITYGIIKQHGGFINCYSEPGRGTTFQIYLPMTRTQAHEEEAAEPREVLPRGSETILLVEDDEATRQMNRQLLENFGYRIIEAVDGVDAVQKFLENPEGIDLVFIDAIMPKKSGRDAFRDIARIRPEVKVLFTSGYAADIYEDGDHVGPNFIAKPVMPTQLIKRVRQLLDD, via the coding sequence ATGAGCACCTACCTCACCATACTTCTCGTCGATGACACCGCCGACAACTGGGAGTGGATCACCAGGGAGATCCGGAAAAGCTTCGAAGGGGTCACCATGCAGCGGGTGACGACGGAGCGCGAGTTCTTCGGCGCCCTGGAGGAAAGGAGTTTCGATCTCGTCATCAGCGAGTACCGGCTGAAGTGGTCGAGCGGCATCGAGGTGCTGCGGAGGGTGAAGTCGCGCCTGCCGGGGTGCCCGGTGCTGATCTGTACCGCTGCAGGGGGCGAGGAGGTGGCGAACGAGGCTCTCCGCGAAGGCGCCGACCTCTTCCTGCACAAGTCGGAGCGGCATCTCGCCTGCCTCCCTCTCGCGGTGCGCAGCGCGGTGGAGCGCGCGAAGCTCGCGAAGACGCACGGGCAACTGCAGCAGCTCGCCGCGATCGTGGAGTCCTCCGACGACGCCATCATAAGCTTCGACATGGAGGGGACGATCACCAGCTGGAACAGGGGGGCGGAGAGAATCTACGGCTACGGCCGGGAAGAGGTGGTCGGAGCTTCCGTCCGGCTCCTGGTGCCGCAGGAACAGCGGGAGGAGCTGGAAGAGATAATGGCAGGTGTCCGGCGCGGCGAGCATGTGGAGCACCTTGAAACGCTACGGGTGACGAAGGAGGGAGCCCACATCCACATGCTGGTAACGATCTCCCCGATCCTCGACGAGCAGGGACGGGTGACCGGCGCCTCCTCCGTGGGAACCGACATCACCTACCGCAAAAACCTGGAAAGCCAGCTGCACCATGCCCAGAAGATGGAAGCGCTCGGCACCCTCTCCGGCGGGATCGCCCACGACTTCAACAACATCCTCACCGCCATCATGGGGCATGCGACGATCATGTCGATGAAGCTCGAGTCGGGGGAGGCGATCGGGCCGCATCTCCAGCAGATACTGGAGGCAACCGAGCGGGCCGCCACCCTCACCCAGTCGCTTCTCGCATTCAGCCGCAAAAAGCCGTCCCAGACCGAGCCTGTCGACCTGAACCAGGTCATCGCCAAGGTGGAAAATCTCCTGGTGCAGCTCATGCGGGAGGACGTCGATTTTCGCTGGGACACCGACGGCTCGCCGCTCAACATCATCGGGAACGCGGGGCAGCTGGAGCAGGTCGTGGTGAATCTGGTGACGAACGCCCGCGATGCCCTCCCTTCCGGCGGCGCGATCCGGCTGCAGACCTCACGCGTCCGGCTCGACCAGGCGTTCGTCCACGCCCACGGCTACGGCACCCCCGGCAGTTACGCCTCCCTTCTCTTCAGCGATAACGGGACCGGGATGGACGAGGCAACGAGACAGCGCATCTTCGAGCCCTTCTTCACCACGAAGGAAGTGGGGAAGGGGACAGGGCTCGGTCTCTCCATCACCTACGGCATCATCAAGCAGCACGGGGGGTTCATCAACTGCTACAGCGAGCCGGGCAGGGGGACGACCTTCCAGATCTACCTGCCGATGACCCGGACCCAAGCCCATGAGGAGGAAGCGGCCGAGCCGAGAGAGGTGCTGCCGAGGGGGAGCGAGACGATCCTCTTGGTGGAGGACGACGAGGCGACGAGGCAGATGAATCGTCAGCTCCTGGAGAACTTCGGCTACCGGATTATCGAGGCGGTAGACGGGGTCGATGCGGTGCAGAAGTTCCTGGAAAATCCGGAGGGGATAGACCTTGTTTTCATCGACGCCATCATGCCGAAGAAGAGCGGGCGCGACGCCTTTCGCGACATCGCGCGCATCAGGCCGGAGGTGAAGGTCCTCTTTACCAGCGGCTATGCCGCGGACATCTACGAAGACGGCGACCATGTAGGCCCAAACTTCATCGCGAAGCCGGTGATGCCGACCCAGCTCATAAAGCGGGTGCGCCAGCTTCTGGACGATTAA
- a CDS encoding FKBP-type peptidyl-prolyl cis-trans isomerase — MICIALVLIMSTSAFAATEPKTEEQKTFYALGALISRSLAVFELTPSEYDLVQQGLKDSIVDKKAQFDPAPYTEKLQALAQSRRKAAGEKQSAAGKEYLAKAAKEKGAVKTESGLVYIPIKEGNGPSPKATDTVKVNYRGTLIDGKEFDSSYKRGTPAEFPLNGVIKCWTEGVQKMKVGGKAKLVCPPDLAYGDAGAGEMILPGSTLAFEVELLEVKGAAAPSAPSK; from the coding sequence ATGATCTGTATTGCCCTGGTTCTCATCATGTCCACCTCCGCCTTTGCCGCCACTGAACCGAAGACCGAGGAGCAGAAGACTTTCTACGCCCTCGGCGCTCTCATTTCCCGCTCCCTTGCGGTCTTCGAGCTTACTCCCTCCGAATACGACCTCGTGCAGCAGGGGCTGAAGGATTCCATCGTCGACAAGAAAGCGCAGTTCGACCCGGCCCCCTACACCGAGAAGCTGCAGGCGCTCGCCCAGTCGCGGCGCAAGGCGGCAGGGGAGAAGCAGTCTGCGGCCGGGAAGGAATATCTGGCAAAGGCAGCAAAGGAGAAGGGCGCGGTTAAGACGGAGTCGGGGCTCGTGTATATCCCCATCAAGGAAGGAAACGGCCCGAGCCCGAAGGCGACCGACACCGTGAAGGTGAACTACCGCGGCACGCTCATCGACGGCAAGGAGTTCGACAGCTCCTACAAGAGGGGGACCCCGGCCGAGTTCCCGCTGAACGGCGTCATCAAGTGCTGGACCGAAGGTGTGCAGAAGATGAAGGTCGGAGGGAAGGCGAAGCTTGTGTGCCCTCCTGACCTCGCCTATGGTGATGCCGGTGCCGGAGAGATGATCCTTCCCGGCTCGACCCTCGCCTTCGAGGTCGAGCTCCTCGAGGTGAAGGGTGCTGCAGCGCCCTCTGCTCCGTCGAAGTAG